One region of Ornithinibacter aureus genomic DNA includes:
- a CDS encoding formimidoylglutamate deiminase has translation MNTYWCEHAALPDGIRRSVRIEVAEGRITAVTPGEAARPGDVALRGVVLPGLANGHSHAFHRALRGRTHDDGGNFWTWRTAMYAVTHRLDPQTYQALATAVFAEMVLAGFTVVGEFHYLHHAAGGRRYEDPNAMGVALLDAARAAGIRITLLDTVYLEGGLTADGHLPLDEVQQRFSDGSVADWAHRVDLLADDATSRIGTAVHSVRAVPAHDLAAVGEFAARGGRPLHVHLSEQPGENAACQGFHGCSPTELLAREGLLTPATTAVHATHLSDRDIELLADTRTTACFCPTTERDLADGIGPPRRLHDAGAPLSIGSDQHAVIDPFEEIRGVEMHERLDSLERGRFSPLELLRIGTVNGYRSLGWDDGGVLAAGALADLVGVRLDSPRTAGCSAAQVVYAATSADVTDVVVGGQHVVAGGQHRLGDVGSLLHDAIAAVRR, from the coding sequence GTGAACACGTACTGGTGCGAACACGCCGCGCTGCCCGACGGCATCCGACGCTCGGTGCGCATCGAGGTGGCCGAGGGCAGGATCACTGCCGTCACCCCCGGTGAGGCCGCCCGACCGGGCGACGTCGCGCTGCGTGGCGTCGTCCTGCCCGGCCTCGCGAACGGCCACAGCCACGCCTTCCACCGGGCCCTGCGCGGACGCACCCACGACGACGGCGGCAACTTCTGGACGTGGCGCACGGCGATGTACGCCGTGACCCACCGCCTCGACCCGCAGACCTACCAGGCGCTGGCGACGGCGGTCTTCGCCGAGATGGTCCTCGCGGGGTTCACCGTCGTCGGGGAGTTCCACTACCTCCACCACGCCGCCGGTGGTCGCCGGTACGAGGACCCGAACGCCATGGGCGTGGCGCTCCTCGACGCGGCGCGCGCGGCCGGCATCCGGATCACGCTCCTCGACACGGTCTACCTCGAGGGTGGGCTCACCGCTGACGGACACCTGCCCCTGGACGAGGTGCAGCAGCGCTTCAGCGACGGCAGCGTCGCTGACTGGGCGCACCGTGTCGACCTGCTCGCCGACGACGCGACCAGCCGGATCGGCACCGCCGTGCACTCGGTGCGTGCGGTCCCCGCCCACGACCTGGCGGCGGTCGGCGAGTTCGCCGCGCGCGGGGGGCGGCCGCTGCACGTGCACCTGTCGGAGCAGCCGGGCGAGAACGCGGCCTGCCAGGGTTTCCACGGGTGCTCTCCGACCGAGCTGCTCGCCCGCGAGGGGCTGCTGACCCCGGCGACGACGGCCGTGCACGCCACGCACCTCAGCGACCGCGACATCGAGCTGCTCGCCGACACCCGCACGACCGCGTGCTTCTGCCCGACCACCGAGCGCGACCTCGCCGACGGCATCGGCCCGCCCCGGCGCCTGCACGATGCCGGGGCGCCGCTCTCGATCGGGTCGGACCAGCACGCGGTGATCGACCCCTTCGAGGAGATCCGCGGGGTCGAGATGCACGAGCGCCTCGACAGCCTCGAGCGTGGTCGCTTCAGTCCGCTCGAGCTCCTGCGCATCGGCACGGTCAACGGCTACCGCTCGCTCGGGTGGGACGACGGCGGGGTGCTGGCTGCGGGGGCGCTGGCCGACCTCGTGGGTGTGCGGCTCGACAGCCCGCGCACCGCCGGGTGCAGCGCGGCGCAGGTGGTGTATGCCGCGACCTCGGCGGATGTGACCGACGTCGTCGTCGGCGGGCAGCACGTCGTCGCCGGTGGTCAGCACCGCCTCGGAGACGTCGGCTCGTTGCTGCACGATGCGATCGCGGCGGTGCGGCGATGA
- a CDS encoding allantoate amidohydrolase — MSSPGGAVGPPSPAVSGFRRLWQDLHDIGRSADTGGYNRFAWTREDHDLREWFTGQCEQRGLDVTTDRMGNQWAWWGDPDAAVAAGDPGVVIGSHLDSVPDGGAFDGPLGVVGALAAIDHLRAIGFTPTRPIGAVNFVDEEGARFGVACAGSRVITGVLGGDRARGLTDRDGTSMAEAMRAAGRDPAHVGRDDETLARIGTFVELHVEQGRALVDLGHAVGVGSDIWPHGRWRVDLPGEANHAGTTRLEDREDAMLGLAAMIIAARRAATDHGCVATVGKVNIVPGGVNAIASGATGWLDARGADADAVRRVVADVGAVVADFDGLVTQESWTPTTMFDPALAQQMAARLGGVPVIGTGAGHDAGILANDGIRTAMLFVRNPTGVSHSPDEWASADDCVAGVLALADVVSDLAGADAARGGERDEQAEGPAA, encoded by the coding sequence ATGTCGAGCCCCGGGGGTGCGGTCGGCCCCCCGAGCCCGGCCGTGAGCGGCTTCCGACGCCTCTGGCAGGACCTGCACGACATCGGTCGCTCGGCCGACACCGGTGGCTACAACCGGTTCGCCTGGACGCGAGAGGACCACGACCTGCGCGAGTGGTTCACCGGCCAGTGCGAGCAGCGCGGTCTCGACGTGACCACCGACCGGATGGGCAACCAGTGGGCCTGGTGGGGTGACCCCGACGCAGCCGTCGCCGCGGGTGATCCCGGGGTGGTCATCGGGTCGCACCTGGACTCGGTGCCCGACGGCGGAGCGTTCGACGGCCCGCTCGGCGTCGTCGGTGCCCTCGCGGCGATCGACCACCTGCGCGCGATCGGCTTCACCCCGACCCGTCCCATCGGCGCGGTCAACTTCGTCGACGAGGAGGGCGCCCGCTTCGGGGTCGCCTGCGCGGGCTCGCGCGTCATCACCGGCGTCCTCGGGGGAGACCGGGCCCGGGGCCTGACCGACCGCGACGGCACCTCCATGGCCGAGGCGATGCGAGCTGCCGGGCGCGACCCTGCGCACGTCGGCCGCGACGACGAGACCCTCGCCCGCATCGGCACCTTCGTCGAACTGCACGTCGAGCAGGGCCGGGCCCTGGTCGACCTCGGCCATGCCGTCGGTGTCGGCAGCGACATCTGGCCCCACGGCCGGTGGCGCGTCGACCTCCCCGGCGAGGCCAACCACGCCGGAACCACCCGCCTCGAGGACCGCGAGGACGCCATGCTCGGCCTCGCCGCCATGATCATCGCCGCCCGCCGAGCCGCCACCGACCACGGCTGCGTCGCCACCGTCGGGAAGGTCAACATCGTCCCGGGTGGCGTCAACGCGATCGCCAGCGGCGCCACGGGCTGGCTCGATGCGCGCGGCGCCGATGCGGATGCCGTGCGGCGGGTCGTCGCGGACGTCGGGGCCGTCGTCGCCGACTTCGACGGGCTCGTGACCCAGGAGTCCTGGACCCCGACGACGATGTTCGACCCGGCTCTCGCGCAGCAGATGGCGGCGCGGCTGGGTGGAGTCCCGGTGATCGGGACGGGTGCGGGCCACGACGCCGGAATCCTCGCGAACGACGGCATCCGCACGGCGATGTTGTTCGTGCGCAACCCGACCGGGGTGTCGCACTCGCCCGACGAGTGGGCCTCGGCCGACGACTGCGTCGCCGGGGTGCTGGCACTCGCCGACGTCGTCAGCGACCTCGCAGGGGCGGATGCCGCGCGCGGTGGCGAGCGCGATGAGCAGGCTGAAGGGCCCGCCGCGTGA
- a CDS encoding aminoacyl-tRNA deacylase, producing the protein MTTSGEGRAVGALTASGIGFAVTRHGRVGSLAEAAAARGVQPRDIVKTLVVRRGEGDFLFVLVPGDREISWPKLRAHLGVNRVSMPDAATALEVTGYERGTITPFGSTTAWPVIADVSMAGRRVSLGAGAHGVAATVEADAALVALSADVADITDPL; encoded by the coding sequence ATGACGACGTCAGGCGAGGGCCGAGCGGTCGGTGCGCTCACGGCATCCGGTATCGGTTTCGCGGTGACCCGCCACGGGCGCGTCGGCTCGCTCGCGGAAGCGGCCGCGGCCCGCGGGGTGCAGCCGCGCGACATCGTCAAGACGCTCGTCGTGCGTCGGGGCGAGGGTGACTTCCTGTTCGTGCTCGTGCCCGGTGACCGGGAGATCTCGTGGCCGAAGCTGCGGGCGCACCTTGGGGTGAACCGGGTGTCGATGCCGGATGCCGCGACGGCGCTCGAGGTCACGGGGTACGAGCGCGGCACGATCACGCCGTTCGGGTCGACCACGGCCTGGCCGGTCATCGCCGACGTGAGCATGGCCGGGCGCAGGGTGTCGCTCGGGGCGGGGGCACACGGTGTCGCGGCGACGGTTGAGGCGGATGCCGCGCTGGTCGCCCTGAGTGCCGACGTCGCCGACATCACCGACCCCCTCTAG
- the hutU gene encoding urocanate hydratase codes for MDGARPVRSPRGTTLTARQWSTEAPLRMLMNNLDPENAERPDDLVVYGGTGRAARDWRSFDAMVRTLTTLKADETMLVQSGRPVGVMQTHEWAPRVLIANSNLVGDWATWPEFRRLEHLGLTMYGQMTAGSWIYIGTQGIVQGTYETFAAVAEKRFNGTLAGTLTLTGGCGGMGGAQPLAVTMNEGVCLVVDVDPARLHRRVDHRYLDEVAHDLDDAVEKVLRAKAERRAWSVGVVGNAAEIFPELLRRGVPIDIVTDQTSAHDPLSYLPEGVALEEWAELAEKKPEEFTDRARASMAKQVKAMVEFQDAGAEVFDYGNSIRDEARQGGYERAFEFPGFVPAYIRPLFCEGKGPFRWAALSGDPKDIAVTDKAVLDLFPDNDRLHTWIRGAQERIAFQGLPARICWLGQGERDKAGLAFNDLVRTGAVQAPIVIGRDHLDTGSVASPYRETESMLDGSDAIADWPLLNALVNTASGASWVSIHHGGGVGIGRSLHAGQVSLADGTDLAAQKLERVLTNDPAMGVIRHVDAGYDIAERTAAEQGVRIPMRES; via the coding sequence ATGGACGGCGCCCGCCCCGTGCGCAGCCCCCGCGGCACCACCCTCACGGCCCGCCAGTGGTCGACCGAGGCCCCCCTGCGGATGCTCATGAACAACCTCGACCCCGAGAACGCCGAGCGCCCCGACGACCTCGTCGTCTACGGCGGCACCGGCCGGGCCGCGCGTGACTGGAGGTCCTTCGACGCGATGGTCCGCACCCTGACCACGCTCAAGGCCGACGAGACGATGCTCGTGCAGTCGGGCCGCCCGGTCGGCGTGATGCAGACCCACGAGTGGGCACCGCGCGTGCTCATCGCCAACTCCAACCTCGTCGGTGACTGGGCGACCTGGCCCGAGTTCCGCCGCCTCGAGCACCTCGGCCTCACGATGTACGGCCAGATGACCGCCGGGTCGTGGATCTACATCGGCACCCAGGGCATCGTCCAGGGCACCTACGAGACCTTCGCCGCGGTGGCCGAGAAGCGGTTCAACGGCACCCTGGCCGGCACGTTGACCCTCACCGGTGGCTGTGGCGGCATGGGTGGCGCCCAGCCGCTCGCCGTCACGATGAACGAGGGCGTCTGCCTCGTCGTCGACGTCGACCCCGCCCGCCTGCACCGCCGTGTCGACCACCGCTACCTCGACGAGGTCGCCCACGACCTCGACGACGCCGTCGAGAAGGTGCTGCGCGCCAAGGCCGAGCGTCGCGCCTGGTCCGTCGGCGTCGTCGGCAACGCCGCCGAGATCTTCCCCGAGCTGCTGCGCCGCGGGGTGCCGATCGACATCGTCACCGACCAGACCAGCGCCCACGACCCGCTGTCCTACCTGCCGGAGGGCGTGGCGCTGGAGGAGTGGGCCGAGCTGGCCGAGAAGAAGCCGGAGGAGTTCACCGATCGAGCCCGGGCCTCGATGGCCAAGCAGGTCAAGGCGATGGTCGAGTTCCAGGACGCCGGGGCCGAGGTCTTCGACTACGGCAACTCCATCCGCGACGAGGCCCGTCAGGGCGGGTACGAGCGGGCGTTCGAGTTCCCCGGCTTCGTGCCGGCCTACATCCGGCCGTTGTTCTGCGAGGGCAAGGGCCCGTTCCGGTGGGCAGCGCTCTCGGGTGACCCCAAGGACATCGCCGTCACCGACAAGGCCGTGCTCGACCTGTTCCCCGACAACGACCGCCTGCACACGTGGATCCGCGGCGCGCAGGAGCGCATCGCCTTCCAGGGCCTGCCGGCGCGGATCTGCTGGCTCGGTCAGGGCGAACGCGACAAGGCCGGGCTGGCGTTCAACGACCTCGTGCGCACCGGTGCCGTGCAGGCCCCGATCGTCATCGGCCGCGACCACCTCGACACCGGCTCGGTGGCCAGCCCCTACCGCGAGACCGAGTCGATGCTCGACGGGTCCGACGCGATCGCCGACTGGCCGCTGCTCAACGCGCTCGTCAACACGGCATCAGGCGCGTCGTGGGTGTCGATCCACCACGGTGGCGGTGTCGGCATCGGCCGCTCGCTGCACGCCGGCCAGGTCTCGCTCGCCGACGGCACCGACCTCGCCGCGCAGAAGCTCGAGCGCGTGCTGACCAACGACCCGGCCATGGGCGTCATCCGGCACGTCGACGCGGGGTACGACATCGCCGAGCGCACCGCCGCGGAGCAGGGCGTCCGCATCCCGATGCGCGAGTCCTGA
- a CDS encoding ROK family transcriptional regulator, translated as MTTVMPSLDLLRSLSDEHVLGAFIDHPRLTRTELAELTGISKPTVSESVRRLVAAGLVLDTGERTTGRGRSGSYFALSPALPGALVVDIAPDAVTIESVDVRGRVHARTQRVLTSPTRPATVRRALKAAASEAVSETVTGGTPTPALAVVSAADPVDRATGRLVHLPDSPFLIGEFDPVGELSGFVSGEVVVDNDVNWAARAEAGGGDFAYLHLGAGLGCAVVADGVVLRGHGGLAGEIAHVITRDRRGRAVTFTEFFASVGLRQPDSAAINVAALVERVTATGRGGAAFRSALGEAIAGALTAVIALADPGEVVVGGEWGSHPRVLEAARSAVAAAPRTVALRAPTCTREPALVGARTHAVATLRRDLLATLR; from the coding sequence GTGACCACGGTGATGCCGTCCCTCGACCTGCTCCGCTCGCTGTCGGATGAACACGTGCTCGGTGCGTTCATCGACCACCCGCGACTGACGAGAACGGAGCTCGCCGAGCTCACCGGCATCTCCAAGCCCACGGTCTCGGAGAGCGTGCGGCGCCTCGTCGCGGCGGGGCTCGTGCTCGACACCGGCGAGCGCACCACCGGTCGGGGTCGCTCGGGCTCCTACTTCGCGCTCTCCCCGGCACTTCCCGGCGCCCTCGTCGTCGACATCGCCCCGGATGCCGTGACGATCGAGAGCGTGGACGTCCGGGGCCGCGTCCACGCACGAACCCAGCGGGTGTTGACCTCACCGACGCGACCGGCGACGGTGCGACGCGCCCTGAAGGCGGCGGCATCCGAGGCCGTGTCGGAAACTGTGACCGGTGGCACGCCCACGCCGGCCCTGGCCGTCGTCAGCGCCGCCGACCCCGTCGACCGGGCGACCGGCCGCCTGGTCCACCTGCCGGACTCCCCGTTCCTGATCGGTGAGTTCGACCCGGTCGGCGAGTTGAGCGGTTTCGTGTCGGGCGAGGTCGTCGTCGACAACGACGTGAACTGGGCGGCTCGCGCTGAGGCCGGGGGTGGCGACTTCGCGTACCTGCACCTCGGGGCGGGTCTGGGCTGCGCGGTCGTCGCCGACGGTGTGGTGCTGCGGGGGCACGGGGGCCTCGCCGGCGAGATCGCGCACGTGATCACCCGTGACCGCAGAGGGCGGGCAGTGACGTTCACCGAGTTCTTCGCCTCCGTCGGCCTGCGCCAGCCCGACAGCGCGGCCATCAACGTCGCAGCCCTGGTTGAGCGGGTCACGGCGACCGGGCGGGGCGGTGCGGCCTTCCGCTCGGCCCTTGGCGAGGCCATCGCCGGCGCACTGACCGCGGTCATCGCCCTCGCAGACCCCGGCGAGGTCGTCGTCGGCGGGGAGTGGGGGAGCCATCCGAGGGTGCTGGAGGCTGCTCGATCTGCCGTCGCCGCGGCGCCGCGAACCGTGGCGTTGCGGGCGCCCACGTGTACTCGCGAGCCTGCCCTGGTCGGCGCGCGCACTCACGCGGTCGCCACGCTGCGGCGCGACCTCCTCGCGACGCTCAGGTAA